The nucleotide window CAGCGAAGGTTGCAATTAATATTACAACATTAAGTAATTACATGTTAAAAAATAATATTTTAAATAAAATTGGTGGTATTGAATTTTTAACTGATTTATTTCAATCCTATACAACAGATGCTAATTTATCTGAATATTTAGATATTATTATTAAAAATACAACCTCACGCCGCTTGAAGGCTGTTGTTGATAGTATTAATCGTCAGATTGATGCTCATCAGCCAATTGATGAAGTTGTTAGTCATGCAGAAAAAGAAATCTTAGATGTTAAAAAGGAACGAAAAGGTAATTTATTTAAAACTTCATATGCTGAAGTTGATAAAGTCTTACAAAAAATTGAATTGTTAGAAAATTCTGGAGAAATGTTAACAGGAAGTCCAAGTGGTTTTCGTGATTTAGATCGTATGACATCAGGTTTTCAAAAAGGGGATTTTATTATTTTAGCGGCACGTCCTTCAATGGGAAAAACAGCATTGGCTTTAAATTTTGCTGTTAAATCAGCTGCGCAATCAAAAAAAGCAGTTGCTATTTTTTCCGTTGAAATGCCAGCAGAACAATTAATTCAAAGAATGCTAGGAAGTTATTCAACAGTCGATTCTGTTAAAGTTCGAACTGGTAAAGGGTTACAAGAACGCGATTGAGAAAATATTACTAAGGCGGCAGATTTTTTAAAACAAACAAAATTATTTATTGATGATACGCCAGGTTTGAAAGTCATTGAATTGCAATCAAAGTTAAGAAAATTATGTCGTGAAAACGAAGTTGGTTTAGTTGTTATTGATTATTTACAATTACTTAGCACTGGAACTCATTTTGGTGATTCACGTCAACAAGAAGTTTCAACAATTTCCCGTCAGCTTAAGGCATTAGCACGTGAATTAGAGGTTCCGATTATTTGTTTATCACAATTATCACGGTCGGTTGAAAAACGAGAAGACAAAAGACCAATTATGTCTGATTTACGTGATTCAGGAGCAATTGAACAAGATGCTGATATTATTATGTTTTTATTTCGAGAAGAATATTATACTGCCCACGATTCAACCAATTTGGGGGCACCAATGTTAGAAACAGAAAAGGCACAATTAATTTTATCAAAGCATCGAAATGGTCCAACTGGGAGTGTTGAATTATTATTTGTAAAAAAACATGGTTCATTTGCTGATTATGGTTTGCAAAATACAAAAATTTAGGATACCATATTAAGTAGTGAAAAAATAAATTAGTGTTTAAGAAACGAGGTCTACAATGCGTAAGTTATTATCAATTTTTGCAGCAACAACTTTAGTTACAACATCAGCAGCATCAGCTGTCGCTTGTAGTGGCGCGCCACAAGGAAATCTTATTCCTATTTTTATGTATAATGGAAATCAAAAATTTAGTCATGCGCCAACAGTAACTCGTAAATCAATAAATGGAATTGATGATGTAACACAATCAGGAAAAGATGAAAATGGTGCTCCTTTTGAATACAGTTTACAGGGAGGACGAATGGGTTTAATTAATAATGCAATTAACCCTATTTTAAATGGGATAAATTTAACAAAAGATAATAGTGCAACAACTGGTAAGGGAGCAAAGTGAACTGATGAGCAAATTGCAGCTGGGTTAGAAGGACAAAAAGAGCAACTAATTCAAACTGCAAAAACTGATGCGCAAGACCCTTTTGATAGTAGTAAAAAAATTAATCAAAAAGCAATATGAAAAGATTTGTTCAACAATTATTCGACTAGTTTTGACTCATCCTATAGTCAAGTTGCTTTCCTTGCAAATGAAAATAAAGCAATTTTAAATAAAACAAATGATAATTTGGTTACAATGACTGGAAATGCAGAAAAAACAAACAATAAAGATTGAGTTAAAGAACATACTTGACCAGATGGCAAAAAAAGTCCTTATACACCTTCATCATTAAAAGTATTATCACCTATAGCATCAATTCTTGAATGATTCAATGATCCAAAAAATGGTTATAGTCAAGGTTATGATCAAATTGACCAAAATCGAGGATATCAATCAGCACGTTATCTTGCAATTGCTATTCCTAATGTTACAATTCGCTTTGAGTTTCAAGGAGAACATAATCGTTTTACCTTTACAGTAACAATTGATAAATTAGTAGCATATGCAAATTACCTTGTTTACGAAAATCCAAATAGTACAAAAGATAATCCAAGTTACGGTCACCAATGATTTTTCTTAAGTTATGGTTTTTATGACTTTGAGAGTTTAAAAGATGATGAGTATCATCACTATAATTTTAATGCGCTTCCAGATGATGTTAAGATTGATAAAAATATTAAAGTTGCATTAGGATTTGTCAAAAAAAATGATGACAAAGGAATCTTGACAGCGGATGAAGATAAGGAAGTTGGTAAACGTGGTCAATTCCCGACGCCAGAAACAGATTATACTTTCCCAGCTCTAAAATGAAAAATTAATGTTGATTCGATTACTGACCAATATAAATAATGGATATTAAAATTCTGGCAATTGGTTCATTAGATAAAAAGTATTTGGTAATAGGTTGTGAAACTTTTCTTGAACGAATTAAGCATTATGCAAAATTAGAAATTATTGAATTAAAAGAAGTTAACAATAAAACTGAACAAGTAACAATTAATGAACAAACGGCATTAGTAATAAAAAAACTATTAGATTATCCGGAATATTATAAAATATTATTAGCCTCACAAGGACAAATATTAACAAGTGAACAAATTGCTGCATACATTACGGAAGTTAAAGATTTTAAAAAAGCAAAGTTATTATTTATTATTGGGGGTAGTCATGGTTTTAATAATAATGAACTATTACCAAAAGTTAATTTTCACCTGAGTTTTGGAGCAATAACTTTACCGCATCAATTATGTCGATTAGTATTATTAGAACAAATATATCGTAGTTTTAAGATAATTAATAATGAAATTTATCATAAGTAATTTTAAAAAAAGAACAATCAGATTATATTTTTTTGGTTTTAGTTCTTTTTTTATTTTGGAGAGCTTGTTCCATCATTGCAATTTTTCGTTTTCGCGCTAATTCTGATAAAGCATTTGTATTTTTTTCTAATAATAATTGGCGATAATAAGGACTATTTTTTTTAGCTAATTTGATAACTTTAATTCGATCAGCAACAGTCATATTATTAACATCAATATAATTAGGATCATTTGCTTTAAAAGCTTGTTTTTTTAATTGATTATTCTTTTTTTCCACATTTAATAAAATTTTATACATTGGATTATTTTTGTCAATAATTTTCTTTTTATCTAATTGTGGTTTTTTCTTTGTTTTACGGTAAATTTCATGACTTCGTGATGTTTTGCGTGCTAAACTTTCAAGTTGGAGTTTAACCACTTGTGCTTTATGTTCTTGAATTTTTTGATAACGCAAATCATGCTCATTATCTTTTGTTTTTTTTCATATAATAGTTTTATTTTCTATCTGTTTTGCCATTTTTCTCCTTACTTTTTAATATGTAGTTATTCTAGTTCTATTATAATATTAATTATAATGAGATGAAACAAAGAAGTAAAAAAGATAAAATATTTCATTTTTTTTCTTAAAAAAGACTTGCATTATTGATTATTATCCAATAAAATAAATAAGCATGTATATTTTGTGGGAACATCTTTTGTGGTCTATCACTGATACACTGATAGGCGTTGTCAATGTTTACACAAAAAATATGAATAAATTAGGAGGAAAAGTAATGGCTCAAACTAAAATGAGAATTAAATTAAAAGGTTTTGATCACCGTGTGGTTGATCAATCAATTAAAAAAATCATTGAAGCAGCTCAAGCCGCAGGAGTACAGGTAAAAGGGCCAATCCCTTTACCAACTGATCGTAATATCATTACTATTTTAAGAGCAACTCATAAATATAAAGATTCAAGAGAACAATTTGAAATGAGAACACATAAAAGAATTATTGATATTATTAATCCTGATGGTCCAAAGGTAATTGACACTTTAAAAAGAGTGCAACTACCAAGTGGTGTGGAAATTGAAATGAAATAAATAACCATTCTTAAGTTTAATTTATAGACAAGATATACATGACGTATTTTCAAGGAGGAAAGAAATGAAAGGAATCTTAGGACGCAAAATTGGTATGACACAAATTTTTGCTACCGATGGTAGATTAATACCAGTTACAGTAGTTGAAGTAGAACCAAATGTTGTTTTACGAGTGTTAACAAAAGAACAAAATGGTTATCAAGCGCTTCAATTAGCTGTTGAAGATAAAAGAATTAGCTTGGTTTCAAAACCAGACCAAGGACAATTCAAAAAAGCGAATACAACACCTAAGCGCTTCGTTAAAGAAATCAGAAATATGGATGGTTATAATCCTGGTGATATTATTAAAGCTGATATCTTTACTGCTGGGGAATTCGTTGATGTTACAGGAACTTCAAAAGGGAAAGGATTTACAGGTTCAATTAAAAGACACAACTATTCACGGGGACCAATGGGACATGGTTCAGGTTATCACCGTGGCGTTGGGTCAATGGGAGCTATTGCCCCAAATCGAATTTTAAAATCTAAAAAAATGCCTGGACATATGGGAACCGAAAAAGTAACAATTCAAAATTTAGAAGTTATTGCAATTGATACTGAAAAAAATGCTTTATTAGTAAAAGGTTCAATTCCAGGTCCCAAAAAACAATTTGTAGTTATTAAAGAAGCAATTAAAGGTTTAGAACCAAATACACCAACAGCACTAGTTAAAATAACTGTTGAAACAAAAACACCAGAACCCACAATAAAAGAAGAAAAACCAGTTGAAGGAGTTGTTGATGCAACAGTTGATACAACACCAACAGCAGTCACTGATGCACCAGCATCAAAGACAGAATAGTTTTGTAGAAAGGGATTTTAAAATGAAATTACAAGTACTTGATGCGAAGGGAACGAGCGTTAAAGAAATTAGTGTAAATGATGCCATTTGAGGAATTGAGCCACATCAGCAAGCAATGTTTGATGCTGTTATTGCGCAACAAGCCGCAATGCGTCAAGGCACACACAAAACTAAGACAAGAACTGAAGTATCTGGTGGGGGAAGAAAACCTTGAAGACAAAAAGGAACTGGTCGTGCTCGCCAAGGTTCAATTAGAGCACCACAATGAAAAGGAGGAGGGATTGTTTTTGGTCCAACTCCGGAGAAAAATTATTTAAAACATGTCAATAAGAAAGTTAGAAAATTAGCAATTAAATCTGCATTATCATTAAAAGTTCAAGATAAAAACATTATGATAATTGATCAATTTGGAATTGACAAACCTTCAACAAAAGCAATGGTTGAAGTCTTAAATAATTTAAAAGTTAATGGTGAAAAACTATTAATTATTACCACAGAAGGTGATGAAGTTAATTTTAAATCATCACGTAATATTGAAAAAGTAAATATAATTACATCAACTGGTATTAATATTTATGATTTATTAAATGCAAACAAATTATTAGTAACAGAACAAGCATTAAAAGCAATTGAGGAGGTGTACGCATAATGCATATTACAAATGTCATTAAAAAACCAATTTTATCAGAAAAAACATATCGTAATATGGCGAATGGGGTTTATACTTTTGAAGTTGCGCGTACTGCAAACAAAGTTCAAATTAAAAAAGCTTTTGAAAAAATCTTTGAAGTAAAGGTTGAAAAAGTTAATGTTATTAATTATGACCCAAAAGAAAAGAAAATGGGAAAATTTGTTGGAGAGACAACATACACAAAACGTGCAGTTATTAAATTAAAACCAGGTGAGAAATTAGATTTATTAGGAGAAGATAAATAATTCCAGGATACACTATCTGGGACTGTTTATTGGCGAAATAGGAGGATAAATAACAATGCCAATTAAGAGTTTTAAACCAGTCACACCGAGTCGTCGTAATATGACGTCATTAGATTATTCCGTGCTGACAACTGACCGCCCGGAAAAATCATTAGTTGAAACTCGGAAAAAACATGCTGGTCGTAATAACCAAGGAGTTATTACAACAAGACATAAAGGTGGCGGCCACAAAGTTAAATATCGTATTATTGACTTTAAACGTAATAAGGATAATATTGTTGGAAAAATTGCAACAATTGAATATGATCCAAATCGTAATGCCTTTATTTGTTTAGTTAATTATGTTGATGGTGAAAAAAGATATATTTTGGCACCAAAAACCATTAAAATTGGAATGCAAATTGTTAGTGGTGAGAAGACGGATATTAAAGTTGGAAACTGCATGAAATTAAAAAACATTCCAGAAGGGACTGTTCTACATAATTTAGAATTACGTCCAGGCAAAGGTGGACAATTAGCTCGTTCAGCAGGTTCATCAGTGCAATTATTAGG belongs to Spiroplasma melliferum and includes:
- a CDS encoding 50S ribosomal protein L2, whose product is MPIKSFKPVTPSRRNMTSLDYSVLTTDRPEKSLVETRKKHAGRNNQGVITTRHKGGGHKVKYRIIDFKRNKDNIVGKIATIEYDPNRNAFICLVNYVDGEKRYILAPKTIKIGMQIVSGEKTDIKVGNCMKLKNIPEGTVLHNLELRPGKGGQLARSAGSSVQLLGKDEDGKYVTIRLTSGEVRKVLGECRATVGEVGNEDYALVNWGKAGRNRWRGIRPTVRGSVMNPNDHPHGGGEGKAPVGRKAPMTPWGKKALGVKTRNKKKASTKLIVRRRTK
- a CDS encoding 50S ribosomal protein L3, whose amino-acid sequence is MKGILGRKIGMTQIFATDGRLIPVTVVEVEPNVVLRVLTKEQNGYQALQLAVEDKRISLVSKPDQGQFKKANTTPKRFVKEIRNMDGYNPGDIIKADIFTAGEFVDVTGTSKGKGFTGSIKRHNYSRGPMGHGSGYHRGVGSMGAIAPNRILKSKKMPGHMGTEKVTIQNLEVIAIDTEKNALLVKGSIPGPKKQFVVIKEAIKGLEPNTPTALVKITVETKTPEPTIKEEKPVEGVVDATVDTTPTAVTDAPASKTE
- a CDS encoding 50S ribosomal protein L4, with product MKLQVLDAKGTSVKEISVNDAIWGIEPHQQAMFDAVIAQQAAMRQGTHKTKTRTEVSGGGRKPWRQKGTGRARQGSIRAPQWKGGGIVFGPTPEKNYLKHVNKKVRKLAIKSALSLKVQDKNIMIIDQFGIDKPSTKAMVEVLNNLKVNGEKLLIITTEGDEVNFKSSRNIEKVNIITSTGINIYDLLNANKLLVTEQALKAIEEVYA
- a CDS encoding 50S ribosomal protein L23, translated to MHITNVIKKPILSEKTYRNMANGVYTFEVARTANKVQIKKAFEKIFEVKVEKVNVINYDPKEKKMGKFVGETTYTKRAVIKLKPGEKLDLLGEDK
- a CDS encoding 30S ribosomal protein S10 is translated as MNKLGGKVMAQTKMRIKLKGFDHRVVDQSIKKIIEAAQAAGVQVKGPIPLPTDRNIITILRATHKYKDSREQFEMRTHKRIIDIINPDGPKVIDTLKRVQLPSGVEIEMK
- a CDS encoding replicative DNA helicase, translating into MENISKTELNKLNVINDAEKNVLAIIAHSITAAEEVFSILTEEDFTVMNYKVIFKALQEQFSAKVAINITTLSNYMLKNNILNKIGGIEFLTDLFQSYTTDANLSEYLDIIIKNTTSRRLKAVVDSINRQIDAHQPIDEVVSHAEKEILDVKKERKGNLFKTSYAEVDKVLQKIELLENSGEMLTGSPSGFRDLDRMTSGFQKGDFIILAARPSMGKTALALNFAVKSAAQSKKAVAIFSVEMPAEQLIQRMLGSYSTVDSVKVRTGKGLQERDWENITKAADFLKQTKLFIDDTPGLKVIELQSKLRKLCRENEVGLVVIDYLQLLSTGTHFGDSRQQEVSTISRQLKALARELEVPIICLSQLSRSVEKREDKRPIMSDLRDSGAIEQDADIIMFLFREEYYTAHDSTNLGAPMLETEKAQLILSKHRNGPTGSVELLFVKKHGSFADYGLQNTKI